One segment of Aquimarina sp. BL5 DNA contains the following:
- a CDS encoding YDG domain-containing protein: protein MNKNYLLLHLIFFVLFSFQSFSMVSETIDSKLADDKKEVLEKDSKTNTAEAFTSLGVGDLGFSSFNTDGNDEFSFVLLTDISGTTTIHFTDDGFNSGTGTLLGAEGTVTWTYTGSLPAGAEVSILLPRNSNTTGTSTVGGIETGTTTETGSFSMSSNGESIIAYTGTVGSPTTYIAAIFIGTTGFTEATSTTTSAIPTGLSIGANTAMQNGSADDNYQFNCALGDISTVSNLRESLFTISNFVVGINSENYQAPDCNYLVVTCAAPTAQATSAIFGTETSSTLILNSYTAPAGGADGYAVYINSTNSFTTPSDGDEPVADLSWNDAGQQPIYFGTSASPTVTVTGLDPGTTYFFQIYAYNDCSGTETYETTGLSANDATATAILTIPGLTGVDKEYDDTTVASATGTASLSGVIGGDDVTLGGSPVFTFASANVGTGITVNTTGYTISGTDAGKYTLTQPTLAADITAKNLTIIGLTGVDKEYDDTTAGSATGTASLSGVEAGDDVSLGGSPVFTFASANVGTGITINTSGYTISGTDSGNYTLTQSTLAADITAKNLTIIGLTGVDKEYDDTTAGSATGTASLSGVEAGDDVSLGGSPVFTFASANVGTGITINTSGYTISGTDSGNYTLTQPTLAADITAKNLTIIGLTGVDKVYDDTTAGSATGTASLSGVEAGDDVSLGGSPVFTFASANVGTGITINTSGYTISGTDSGNYTLTQSTLSADITAKELTITGLTGDDKPYDGTTAATATGTASLQGIVGVDDVVLGGSPVFTFASADVGTGITINTTGYTISGTDSGNYTLTQPTLSADITGTTLTITSLTGDNKTYDGTTAAGATGTAVLSGVIGGDDVTLSGSPVFTFASADVGTGITITTSGYTLSGADAGKYNLIQPTLSGDITVASLTITGLTGDDKVYDGTTSSSATGTAMLSGIVGADDVTLGGSPIFTFASANVGTGITINTSGYTISGTDSGNYTFTQPTLSADITATSLTITGLTGDDKVYDGTTSASATGTAMLSGIVGADNVSLGGSPVFTFASVNVGTGITITTTGYTISGTDSGNYSLTQPTLSADITATSLTITGLTGDDKVYNGTTSASATGTAMLSGIVGADDVTLGGAPVFTFASANVGTGITINTSGYTISGTDSGNYTLTQPTLSADITATSLTITGLTGDDKVYDRTTSASATGTAMLSGIVGADDVSLGGSPVFTFASANVGTGITITTTGYTISGTDSGNYTMTQPTLSADITAKELTITGITGDDKIYDGTTAATASGTAVLSGVEVGDDVTLGGSPVFTFASPNGGTGIAITTTGYIISGADSGNYTLTQPTLSADITGQTVAITSTEVGTTGANPIPVTITFSGAVTGFEETDITVGNGAASNFTGTGAVYTVDIIPTASGVVTVDINANVAMDAGMTGNVAASQFSIVFDDVLGIEDEVLASGLRLYPIPATNSITINADTILSLEKAEIFDIQGKMVLSKSLKSTTGIHIIDISSMESGVYLMTIYSENGLFTKRIMKK from the coding sequence ATGAATAAAAACTACCTATTGTTACATCTTATCTTTTTTGTGTTATTTTCTTTTCAATCATTTTCAATGGTATCAGAAACCATTGATTCAAAACTGGCAGATGATAAAAAAGAAGTATTAGAAAAAGACTCGAAAACAAATACAGCAGAAGCTTTTACTTCTTTAGGAGTGGGCGATCTTGGTTTTTCATCATTTAATACCGATGGTAATGATGAGTTTAGTTTTGTATTGTTAACTGATATTTCGGGTACTACGACCATTCATTTTACCGATGATGGATTTAATAGTGGTACTGGGACATTATTGGGAGCAGAAGGAACGGTTACTTGGACCTATACAGGATCGCTTCCTGCAGGGGCGGAAGTGTCTATTTTATTACCCAGAAATTCGAACACTACAGGAACTTCTACTGTAGGAGGTATAGAAACAGGAACAACAACAGAAACCGGTAGCTTTTCTATGTCAAGTAATGGAGAATCCATAATAGCATATACAGGAACAGTAGGTTCACCAACGACCTATATTGCAGCAATTTTTATTGGAACAACAGGATTTACTGAAGCAACTAGTACGACTACTTCTGCAATCCCAACAGGCTTATCAATTGGAGCTAATACAGCCATGCAAAACGGAAGTGCAGATGATAACTATCAATTTAACTGTGCTTTGGGTGATATTAGTACAGTTTCTAATTTGCGAGAATCCTTATTTACGATTAGTAATTTTGTTGTTGGAATTAATAGTGAAAATTATCAAGCCCCAGATTGTAATTATTTAGTTGTCACCTGTGCTGCGCCAACAGCGCAAGCTACAAGTGCTATTTTTGGAACAGAGACAAGTTCAACCTTGATACTAAATAGTTATACAGCACCAGCAGGAGGAGCTGATGGATATGCAGTGTATATCAACAGTACCAATAGTTTTACAACACCAAGTGATGGAGATGAGCCAGTAGCTGACCTTAGTTGGAATGATGCAGGACAACAGCCAATATATTTTGGAACTTCTGCATCACCCACGGTTACAGTTACAGGTTTAGATCCGGGAACGACTTATTTTTTCCAAATCTATGCTTACAATGATTGTTCAGGAACAGAAACCTATGAAACTACAGGTTTAAGTGCAAATGACGCAACAGCTACTGCAATATTAACAATCCCAGGACTAACAGGAGTTGATAAGGAGTATGATGATACTACTGTAGCATCGGCCACAGGGACCGCTTCACTTTCTGGAGTTATTGGAGGTGATGATGTCACTTTAGGTGGATCACCGGTATTTACTTTTGCATCCGCAAATGTAGGAACGGGAATTACCGTTAATACTACAGGATATACCATTTCAGGAACAGATGCAGGGAAATATACACTTACACAACCCACTTTAGCCGCAGATATCACTGCAAAAAATTTAACGATTATAGGACTTACAGGAGTTGATAAGGAGTATGATGATACTACGGCAGGATCGGCCACAGGAACTGCTTCACTTTCTGGAGTAGAAGCCGGAGATGATGTTAGTTTAGGAGGTTCACCGGTTTTTACCTTTGCAAGTGCCAATGTAGGTACAGGAATTACGATAAATACCAGCGGTTATACTATTAGTGGAACGGATTCAGGAAACTATACACTTACACAATCCACTTTAGCCGCAGATATCACTGCAAAAAATTTAACGATTATAGGACTTACAGGAGTTGATAAGGAGTATGATGATACTACAGCAGGATCGGCCACGGGTACTGCTTCACTTTCTGGAGTAGAAGCCGGAGATGATGTTAGTTTAGGAGGTTCACCGGTCTTTACCTTTGCAAGTGCCAATGTAGGTACAGGAATTACGATAAATACCAGCGGTTATACTATTAGTGGAACGGATTCAGGAAACTATACACTTACACAACCGACTTTAGCCGCAGATATCACTGCAAAAAATTTAACGATTATAGGACTTACAGGAGTTGATAAGGTATATGATGATACTACAGCAGGATCGGCCACGGGTACTGCTTCACTTTCTGGAGTAGAAGCCGGAGATGATGTTAGTTTAGGAGGTTCACCGGTCTTTACCTTTGCAAGTGCCAATGTAGGTACAGGAATTACGATCAATACCAGCGGTTATACTATTAGTGGAACGGATTCAGGAAACTATACACTTACACAATCCACTTTATCGGCAGATATTACTGCCAAAGAGCTAACCATTACAGGTTTAACAGGAGACGATAAACCATACGATGGAACAACTGCAGCGACGGCCACAGGAACGGCAAGTTTACAAGGCATAGTAGGAGTTGATGATGTAGTTCTTGGAGGATCACCAGTGTTCACATTTGCATCTGCAGATGTAGGCACAGGCATCACAATCAATACAACAGGTTACACAATTTCAGGAACCGATTCAGGAAACTATACATTGACTCAACCTACTTTATCAGCTGATATTACTGGAACAACCTTAACTATAACTAGTTTAACAGGAGATAACAAAACATATGATGGAACGACAGCAGCAGGTGCAACTGGAACAGCAGTTTTATCTGGAGTAATAGGAGGAGATGATGTGACTTTAAGTGGATCACCAGTTTTTACTTTTGCATCTGCGGATGTAGGAACAGGAATCACGATCACCACTTCGGGATATACACTAAGTGGTGCCGATGCAGGAAAGTATAATTTGATTCAACCGACATTATCAGGAGATATTACAGTAGCTAGTTTAACCATTACAGGTCTTACAGGCGATGATAAGGTATATGATGGTACTACATCATCGTCGGCTACGGGAACAGCAATGCTTTCAGGAATCGTTGGAGCAGATGATGTTACTTTAGGAGGTTCACCGATATTTACCTTTGCAAGCGCCAATGTAGGTACAGGAATTACGATCAATACTTCGGGTTATACAATTAGTGGAACGGATTCAGGTAATTATACATTTACACAACCGACTTTATCGGCAGATATTACTGCAACTAGTTTAACCATTACGGGCCTTACAGGCGATGATAAGGTATATGATGGTACTACATCAGCATCGGCTACGGGAACAGCAATGCTTTCAGGAATCGTTGGAGCGGATAATGTTAGTTTAGGAGGAAGTCCGGTTTTTACATTTGCTAGTGTGAATGTAGGTACAGGAATCACTATTACTACGACAGGGTATACGATCAGTGGAACTGATTCAGGAAACTATAGTTTAACGCAACCTACCTTATCCGCAGATATTACTGCAACTAGTTTAACCATTACGGGGCTTACAGGAGATGATAAGGTATATAATGGTACTACATCAGCATCGGCTACGGGAACAGCAATGCTTTCAGGAATCGTTGGAGCGGATGATGTTACTTTAGGCGGAGCACCAGTCTTTACATTTGCAAGTGCCAATGTAGGTACAGGAATTACGATCAATACTTCGGGTTATACAATTAGTGGAACGGATTCAGGCAATTATACACTTACACAACCGACTTTATCGGCAGATATTACTGCAACTAGTTTAACCATTACGGGCCTTACAGGCGATGATAAGGTATATGATCGTACTACATCAGCATCGGCTACGGGAACAGCAATGCTTTCAGGAATCGTTGGAGCGGATGATGTTAGTTTAGGAGGAAGTCCGGTATTTACATTTGCTAGTGCGAATGTAGGTACAGGAATTACTATTACTACGACAGGGTACACGATCAGTGGAACGGATTCAGGAAACTATACGATGACTCAACCAACCTTATCGGCAGATATTACAGCTAAGGAATTAACAATTACAGGAATTACTGGAGATGATAAGATATATGATGGAACTACTGCAGCTACTGCAAGTGGAACCGCAGTACTCTCCGGAGTTGAGGTAGGTGATGATGTTACCTTAGGCGGATCACCAGTCTTTACTTTCGCTTCTCCAAATGGAGGTACAGGAATTGCTATTACAACTACTGGGTATATTATCTCTGGTGCCGATTCTGGGAATTATACATTAACACAACCTACTTTATCAGCGGATATTACTGGACAGACTGTTGCTATTACTTCTACTGAAGTTGGTACTACCGGAGCAAATCCAATACCAGTAACAATTACTTTTTCAGGAGCTGTAACTGGTTTTGAAGAAACTGATATCACTGTAGGAAATGGAGCAGCATCTAATTTTACTGGAACTGGTGCTGTATATACAGTGGATATCATTCCAACTGCGTCAGGTGTGGTAACAGTAGATATAAATGCTAATGTTGCTATGGATGCTGGAATGACAGGAAATGTTGCTGCTTCTCAATTCAGTATTGTTTTTGATGATGTATTAGGAATTGAGGATGAGGTATTAGCAAGTGGTTTACGCCTGTATCCAATTCCGGCAACAAATAGTATTACTATTAATGCTGATACAATTTTAAGCCTAGAGAAAGCAGAGATCTTTGATATTCAGGGTAAGATGGTTCTTTCTAAATCTTTAAAATCAACTACTGGAATTCATATAATCGATATTTCTTCGATGGAATCAGGAGTGTATTTGATGACCATATATTCTGAAAATGGTTTATTCACTAAAAGAATCATGAAGAAATAA
- a CDS encoding ABC transporter permease — MIFNYIKIAFRSLLKNKGYSFLNIFGLAMGITCASLIFLWVEDEVSFNDSFTKQDQIYYVPTNQNYEGEWRTFYSTPGPLAQAMKDEIPGIVRATRSSSEERLFTVGDNAINKRGRYTDTDFLEIFSLKFIEGDRDKAFDNPEAIVITKETAEQLFGENTKAFGKTININNQDTYLVTGVIENLPKNVSFPFDWVAPFERYRDGAEWMTTYGSNFSDTFVELSPEANFEEVDKKVREILPIKNTDSDTYAFLHTLKDWHLRSKFEGGKKVGGKIIFVRLFSIIALIILLIACINFMNLSTARSEKRANEVGVRKAIGSSRPRLMIQFVIESLMMAFFASIVSILLLLLILPQFNLLIEKDLILGISNPTHIAILFTITVICGVFAGLYPAFYLSSFKPVEVLKGIKATSGSASFIRKGLVVGQFTISIVFIICTILVYQQIQHVKNRDLGYNKDHLIRMRATGNIIEKFNVFEQDLKNTGIVDGVALSNSQILSAGNNGSGLQWEGGTDTEDVLISYRHVNSDFFKTTGMELIEGRGFKKDQKLDSANVIITESLAKLMGDGSPIGKTITGGDDVYNVIGITKDYQYGDMYDSSDPVMFFNNHDYARYFYIKTKSGVALNDMLSSIEQVMKKNNPAFPFEYTFVDEAFNAVFKSEQLVGKLSQIFALLAILISCLGLFGLAAYTAEQRSKEIGVRKVLGASVSGIVKLLSKDFLKLVCLAILLAIPLAWAVMNNWLQDYAYRIEINWFVFVIAGFVAIIIALATVSFQAIKAAIANPINSLKTE; from the coding sequence ATGATCTTTAATTATATAAAAATCGCTTTTCGTAGTTTACTTAAAAACAAGGGCTATAGTTTTCTAAATATTTTTGGCTTAGCTATGGGCATCACCTGTGCTAGTTTAATTTTTCTTTGGGTGGAAGACGAGGTTAGTTTTAATGATTCTTTTACGAAACAAGATCAAATCTATTACGTCCCAACCAATCAGAATTACGAAGGAGAATGGCGCACATTTTACTCTACACCAGGTCCGCTAGCACAAGCAATGAAGGATGAGATACCAGGTATTGTTAGAGCTACTCGTTCTAGTTCAGAGGAACGTCTTTTTACTGTTGGTGATAATGCTATCAATAAAAGAGGAAGATATACAGATACAGATTTTTTAGAAATTTTTAGTTTGAAATTTATCGAAGGGGATAGAGATAAGGCATTTGATAATCCAGAAGCAATCGTTATAACCAAAGAAACAGCAGAACAACTTTTCGGAGAAAATACGAAAGCATTTGGAAAAACAATTAATATTAATAACCAAGATACCTACCTTGTTACAGGTGTTATTGAAAATCTTCCAAAAAATGTATCCTTCCCTTTTGATTGGGTTGCTCCATTCGAAAGATATCGAGATGGTGCTGAGTGGATGACAACGTATGGAAGTAATTTTTCAGACACTTTTGTTGAACTATCTCCAGAAGCGAATTTTGAAGAAGTTGACAAAAAAGTTAGAGAAATATTACCTATAAAAAACACCGATAGTGACACCTATGCTTTTTTACATACCTTAAAAGACTGGCACCTAAGATCCAAGTTCGAAGGAGGAAAAAAAGTTGGAGGAAAAATCATCTTTGTACGTCTCTTTTCTATAATCGCACTGATAATATTGCTTATTGCCTGTATCAACTTTATGAATTTATCTACTGCCAGAAGCGAAAAAAGAGCGAATGAAGTTGGAGTCAGAAAAGCAATAGGATCTAGTCGTCCAAGATTGATGATCCAGTTTGTTATTGAGTCACTTATGATGGCGTTTTTTGCATCTATAGTTAGTATACTGTTATTGTTATTGATATTACCACAATTTAACCTTCTGATCGAAAAAGATTTAATACTAGGCATCTCTAATCCTACTCATATCGCAATCCTATTTACAATAACTGTTATTTGTGGAGTATTTGCTGGATTATATCCTGCATTCTACTTATCCTCTTTTAAACCTGTAGAAGTTTTAAAAGGTATCAAAGCGACAAGTGGTTCTGCTTCTTTTATAAGAAAAGGATTAGTAGTTGGGCAATTTACAATTTCTATTGTTTTCATTATTTGTACGATACTTGTGTATCAGCAAATCCAACACGTAAAAAACAGAGACTTAGGGTATAATAAGGACCATTTAATTAGAATGCGTGCGACTGGTAATATTATAGAAAAATTTAATGTCTTCGAACAAGACTTAAAGAACACCGGAATAGTGGATGGTGTGGCGTTAAGTAATTCTCAAATCCTATCTGCTGGAAATAATGGATCCGGATTACAATGGGAAGGAGGAACAGATACTGAAGATGTTTTGATTTCGTATAGACACGTAAACTCAGATTTCTTTAAGACCACAGGAATGGAGCTTATAGAAGGAAGAGGCTTTAAGAAAGATCAAAAACTGGACAGCGCCAATGTAATAATAACCGAATCCCTCGCTAAACTTATGGGTGATGGTTCCCCTATCGGTAAAACGATAACAGGAGGGGATGATGTTTATAATGTTATTGGTATTACAAAAGATTACCAATACGGTGATATGTATGACTCAAGTGACCCTGTTATGTTTTTTAATAATCATGACTACGCACGATATTTCTATATAAAAACAAAATCTGGTGTAGCTTTAAATGATATGCTTTCCTCTATTGAACAAGTAATGAAAAAAAACAACCCTGCTTTTCCTTTTGAATATACATTTGTAGATGAAGCATTTAATGCAGTATTTAAAAGTGAACAGTTGGTAGGTAAGCTATCACAAATATTTGCACTACTAGCCATCTTGATTTCTTGCTTGGGCCTTTTTGGACTTGCAGCTTATACGGCAGAGCAACGTAGCAAAGAAATCGGCGTAAGAAAAGTATTAGGTGCCAGTGTATCGGGTATTGTAAAACTACTATCCAAAGATTTCCTGAAATTAGTATGCCTTGCAATTTTATTAGCTATTCCGCTAGCTTGGGCTGTCATGAATAACTGGTTACAAGATTACGCTTATAGAATCGAAATCAATTGGTTCGTGTTTGTAATCGCAGGATTTGTAGCCATCATAATTGCACTAGCTACTGTAAGCTTTCAAGCCATTAAAGCTGCCATTGCTAATCCCATAAATAGTCTAAAAACTGAATAA
- a CDS encoding TolC family protein — protein MSLKSIIYISAFLLQFVGFTQRKDTERYSLEQCIDIALENNLDLKSTTLNANTARVNYSQSKANILPTLNGNYNIGVNNGRSIDPFTNDFINQELTFSNARLNLDATIFNGFRLLNTVRQQRLNKQASEMEIEEAKQTLILNVTLAYLQVLNRKDVLALAKTRLIATNRQLKQQEDLYNEEVGNPADYADIKGQKTIDETNILAAESDLNNAKLSLARLMNLPGDILIDKASVLLDFEKYTLSSDDVFNEAMENLATFKAKELRAKAAKRGISVAKAQYIPEISFFGQVNTNYSSVAETFTEIGSDIVETGDFVTVNNEQVSVFTNESQFNGEKIEYLDQFDNNLNTVVGIAVNIPLFNGFRAKNNVALEKIKAEESLIELERTALEVKNAIAQVHFDMQAAYERYESLQNQVAAFKESYRVNEIRFNNGVSNFIAYITSKNNLDNAETNLTNAKYEYLLRVKILEFYRGNSL, from the coding sequence ATGTCACTGAAATCAATTATTTATATCAGTGCTTTTCTTTTACAATTCGTTGGATTTACACAAAGAAAAGACACAGAAAGGTACTCTCTGGAACAATGTATCGATATCGCTTTAGAAAATAATCTAGATTTAAAATCCACTACTTTGAACGCCAATACTGCCCGAGTAAACTATAGTCAATCTAAAGCAAACATCTTACCGACATTGAATGGTAATTATAATATTGGTGTAAATAATGGAAGAAGCATTGATCCATTTACCAATGATTTTATAAATCAAGAATTGACATTTTCTAATGCGAGATTGAATCTAGATGCTACTATATTTAATGGTTTTCGACTCTTAAACACAGTACGTCAACAGCGACTTAACAAGCAAGCTTCCGAAATGGAAATAGAAGAAGCTAAACAAACATTAATATTAAATGTAACCTTAGCATATCTTCAAGTATTAAATAGAAAAGACGTATTAGCTTTAGCCAAAACAAGATTAATAGCCACTAACAGACAATTGAAACAACAGGAAGATTTGTACAATGAAGAGGTTGGAAATCCAGCCGATTATGCAGATATCAAAGGCCAAAAAACCATTGATGAAACGAATATCTTAGCTGCAGAAAGTGATCTAAATAATGCGAAACTAAGTCTCGCGAGATTAATGAACCTACCAGGGGATATTTTGATAGACAAAGCATCCGTTTTACTGGATTTCGAAAAGTACACACTTTCATCAGATGATGTTTTTAATGAAGCCATGGAAAATTTAGCGACGTTTAAGGCTAAAGAATTAAGAGCAAAAGCTGCAAAAAGAGGTATAAGTGTTGCTAAAGCCCAATATATTCCTGAAATTTCGTTTTTTGGACAAGTAAACACCAACTATTCTAGTGTCGCTGAAACATTTACCGAAATAGGTTCTGATATCGTGGAAACAGGAGATTTTGTTACTGTTAATAATGAGCAAGTTTCTGTTTTTACAAATGAATCACAGTTTAATGGAGAAAAAATTGAGTATCTGGATCAGTTTGATAACAATTTAAATACCGTTGTGGGAATTGCAGTAAACATTCCTTTATTTAATGGTTTTCGAGCGAAAAATAATGTAGCTCTCGAAAAGATAAAAGCTGAAGAATCTCTTATCGAACTAGAACGAACTGCACTAGAAGTAAAAAATGCTATTGCGCAGGTTCATTTTGATATGCAAGCTGCCTATGAACGTTATGAAAGCCTACAAAATCAAGTAGCTGCTTTTAAAGAATCATATCGGGTCAATGAAATTCGTTTTAATAATGGTGTATCTAACTTTATAGCATATATCACAAGTAAGAACAACTTAGACAACGCAGAAACCAATCTTACCAATGCTAAATACGAGTATCTATTACGTGTAAAAATATTAGAATTTTATCGTGGGAATTCTTTATAA
- a CDS encoding ABC transporter ATP-binding protein translates to MILQLTNASRVINSGSKKIALLDSINLNVNEGEFISLMGPSGSGKSTLLNCIGMLDNFTDGSYIFLDEAVHTMKEKQRSKLYKEYIGFVFQAYHLIDELTVYENIETPLLYKNVKSAERKALVADILDRFNIVGKKDLFPAQLSGGQQQLVGIARALITRPKLILADEPTGNLNSKQSTEIMELFSELNKEGVTIIQATHSENNASYGSKIINLLDGQIVSE, encoded by the coding sequence ATGATCTTACAACTTACAAACGCTTCGAGAGTAATCAATTCTGGAAGTAAGAAAATAGCATTACTCGATAGTATTAACTTAAACGTTAACGAAGGAGAGTTTATATCTTTGATGGGACCATCAGGATCCGGGAAATCCACACTATTAAACTGCATCGGTATGCTGGATAATTTTACTGATGGTAGCTATATCTTTTTAGATGAAGCTGTTCATACTATGAAAGAAAAGCAACGGTCTAAACTTTATAAGGAGTATATCGGTTTTGTATTTCAAGCATATCACCTTATTGATGAGTTAACCGTATATGAAAACATCGAAACTCCCCTACTCTATAAAAACGTAAAATCCGCTGAGCGAAAAGCTTTGGTAGCGGATATATTAGATCGTTTTAATATTGTAGGTAAAAAAGATTTATTTCCGGCACAATTAAGTGGTGGTCAGCAACAATTGGTAGGTATAGCCAGAGCACTCATTACCCGACCAAAATTGATTTTGGCGGATGAACCTACAGGAAACCTAAATTCTAAACAGAGTACAGAAATTATGGAATTATTTTCTGAATTAAACAAAGAAGGCGTAACGATAATACAAGCTACCCACTCTGAGAACAATGCTTCTTATGGTTCGAAAATTATTAATCTTTTAGACGGGCAAATCGTCTCTGAATAA
- a CDS encoding GIN domain-containing protein — protein MKHLKYFLTLIILTSTQLGIAQTKKSVSPFEKVIISPHIQATFVESNEESVTIEESTEPEDKINIVVKRNVLRIYLDDAKETTKNETVVINGIKRKVPIYKGKVLTVTIGYKQLKELSIRGEQAILCKNKIATETFDLNIFGESQVVFNDVNFENLDVDIFGESTLEIKDGTVENQKITAFGESLTNLLGVDNRNTKLKAFGEAEFKINASNNIKLTAFGEARLYYKGDASISKGLNLGEVEISEIQ, from the coding sequence ATGAAACATCTAAAATATTTTCTAACATTAATAATATTAACTAGTACTCAATTAGGAATTGCACAAACAAAGAAGAGTGTTAGTCCTTTCGAAAAAGTTATTATAAGTCCTCATATACAGGCAACTTTTGTAGAAAGCAATGAAGAATCTGTAACCATCGAAGAAAGTACAGAACCAGAAGACAAAATAAACATTGTTGTTAAAAGAAATGTGCTTCGTATTTATCTAGATGATGCTAAAGAAACTACCAAGAATGAAACAGTGGTTATCAATGGAATCAAAAGAAAAGTACCTATTTATAAAGGAAAAGTATTAACAGTTACCATTGGGTATAAACAACTTAAAGAACTTTCTATACGAGGAGAACAAGCTATTTTATGCAAAAATAAGATAGCTACTGAAACTTTTGATCTAAATATTTTCGGAGAGTCACAAGTAGTGTTTAACGATGTAAATTTTGAGAATCTGGACGTAGACATTTTTGGTGAAAGTACTTTAGAGATAAAAGATGGAACCGTCGAAAATCAAAAAATTACAGCGTTTGGAGAAAGCCTTACAAATCTACTTGGTGTTGATAATAGAAACACAAAATTGAAAGCTTTTGGAGAGGCTGAATTTAAAATAAACGCATCTAATAACATCAAACTTACAGCTTTTGGAGAAGCAAGACTTTATTATAAAGGTGATGCGAGTATCAGTAAAGGCCTAAATTTAGGAGAAGTAGAAATATCAGAAATTCAATAA
- a CDS encoding S8 family serine peptidase — MKTRLRILSTVTVFSFLFYSCEKDGEVITDLESEIDTEETIGADQAIPGEYIVIYTEDASISGKAAEMKSKSMQTLSKYAIAEDNIKQTYSNAIQGFAVKNLSEKQAELLRNDSEVAYIEPNYIQKLDIKIGDPVSTLPATVQNKAVTNDSQLPNGEFLPWGVNRVGRADGSGRTCWIVDSGIAPHSDLNIDTGRSRSFVGGSWEDQNGHGTHVAGTVAAKNNGSGVIGVAYGATVVSVRVLNAAGSGATDGILSGIDYVASNASSGDTWNYSVGFRNRFTSQAIDDTFRNLERTTYGAMAAGNSNDDTQFYSPQRLETSGSWCVGNMTNVDAPASGSNFGDSVDRWAPGTAVWSTWLNGQFNNISGTSMASPHVAGILLLRGNSTGTDGSVSKGGYTAPIATLN; from the coding sequence ATGAAAACTAGACTAAGAATTTTAAGCACAGTAACTGTATTTTCTTTTCTCTTTTACAGTTGCGAAAAAGATGGAGAAGTGATTACAGATTTAGAATCAGAAATAGATACTGAAGAAACTATAGGAGCGGATCAGGCGATACCTGGAGAGTATATAGTAATTTATACAGAAGATGCATCTATTTCTGGTAAAGCTGCAGAAATGAAAAGTAAATCGATGCAAACATTATCTAAGTATGCAATAGCAGAGGATAATATAAAACAAACTTACAGTAATGCTATTCAAGGTTTTGCGGTTAAAAACTTATCAGAAAAGCAAGCTGAGCTGCTTAGAAATGATTCTGAAGTAGCTTATATAGAACCAAATTATATTCAAAAGTTGGATATTAAAATAGGAGACCCTGTGAGTACGCTGCCTGCAACGGTTCAAAACAAAGCGGTAACTAATGATTCTCAACTTCCTAATGGAGAATTTCTGCCCTGGGGAGTAAACCGAGTAGGTAGAGCAGATGGTTCGGGTAGAACCTGTTGGATAGTGGATAGTGGTATTGCACCGCATAGTGATTTAAACATTGATACTGGTCGAAGTAGAAGTTTCGTTGGTGGTTCTTGGGAAGATCAAAATGGACATGGAACTCATGTAGCTGGAACTGTTGCTGCAAAAAATAATGGTTCGGGAGTTATTGGTGTAGCATATGGTGCAACTGTAGTTTCTGTTAGAGTTTTAAACGCTGCTGGGAGTGGCGCCACTGATGGAATTCTTTCAGGAATCGACTACGTAGCTAGTAATGCTAGTAGTGGAGATACTTGGAACTATAGTGTAGGATTTCGTAATCGATTTACTTCTCAAGCCATAGATGATACGTTTAGAAATTTAGAAAGAACGACTTATGGAGCTATGGCGGCAGGTAATAGTAATGATGATACCCAATTTTATTCACCACAAAGGTTAGAAACAAGCGGTTCTTGGTGCGTTGGTAATATGACTAATGTAGATGCTCCTGCTTCTGGTTCAAATTTCGGGGACAGTGTAGATCGTTGGGCTCCAGGTACAGCAGTATGGTCTACTTGGTTAAATGGTCAGTTTAATAATATATCTGGTACTTCTATGGCATCACCTCACGTAGCAGGAATATTATTATTAAGAGGTAATAGTACAGGAACAGATGGATCTGTAAGTAAAGGAGGATATACAGCTCCTATAGCTACATTGAATTAA